A single window of Sander lucioperca isolate FBNREF2018 chromosome 22, SLUC_FBN_1.2, whole genome shotgun sequence DNA harbors:
- the prodh2 gene encoding hydroxyproline dehydrogenase isoform X1 — translation MMMCSRLRPSLPRLSPLRLMGTGASKTVAVKQPDLRSASLAFEDPSAFRVKSFGELLRALGIFRLCSFPLLVNNSGKLMSVARTLLGRRGFSLLLRPTIYAQFVAGENESEISQSMEKLSMLGLRPMLAVPIEEDLGESTGEKRYDDNMEAMLECVQISHSKAWSKDPMMQLKITALISPELCVKLTTLMAEQPYDLNLLVRAMDGESINFPGLDDREVAHFLCGLQRLNKIAEASVNKVRVLVDAEYTYMNPALSLVTMAMMKKFNKDGTWIWNTYQCYLKESRSLLLEALQLSNNEGFFLGVKLVRGAYMDKERKLAEKEGRQDPIHQCWEDTNDSYNSLLDVMLEAISQKPECYRIIVATHNEESVRQTAKRMEELGIDNDGGSVCFGQLLGMCDHVSLTLAKEGYAVYKSVPYGSVDDTLPYLVRRAQENRTVLQGIRKERDLLRKELYRRLSLRRGS, via the exons ATGATGATGTGCTCTCGCTTGCGTCCCTCACTCCCTCGCCTCTCGCCGCTGAGGCTGATGGGTACTGGGGCCTCCAAGACAGTGGCAGTCAAGCAGCCCGACCTTCGCTCAGCATCTCTGGCCTTCGAGGATCCCAGTGCCTTCAGGGTGAAGAGTTTTGGTGAGCTGCTCCGTGCTCTGGGCATCTTCCGCCTGTGCTCCTTCCCTTTGCTTGTCAACAACAGTGGGAAG CTGATGTCGGTAGCACGCACACTCCTGGGCAGAAGGGGGTTTTCCTTGCTGCTGCGGCCCACCATCTATGCCCAGTTTGTGGCTGGAGAGAATGAGAGTGAGATCTCTCAGTCCATGGAGAAGCTGAGCATGCTGGGACTGAGGCCAATGCTGGCCGTACCAATCGAGGAGGATCTGGGAGAGAGCACGGG agagaagagataTGACGACAACATGGAGGCCATGTTGGAATGTGTGCAAATATCCCACAGCAAGGCCTGGAGCAAAGACCCAATGATGCAGCTGAAGATCACAGCCCTGATCAGCCCGGAGCTGTGT GTGAAACTCACGACCCTCATGGCAGAGCAACCATATGACCTGAATCTTCTTGTCAGAGCTATGGATGGAGAG TCAATCAACTTCCCTGGTTTAGATGACAGGGAAGTTGCCCATTTCCTCTGTGGCCTGCAGAGACTCAACAAAATAGCAGAG gcaagtGTAAACAAAGTCAGAGTCCTGGTTGATGCAGAGTACACCTACATGAACCCCGCCCTCTCTCTTGTCACCATGGCGATGATGAAGAAGTTTAACAAAGATGGCACGTGGATTTGGAACACATATCAGTGTTACTTAAAG GAGTCCAGGTCTCTCCTGTTAGAAGCTCTGCAACTGTCCAACAATGAGGGCTTCTTTCTGGGGGTCAAGCTGGTACGAGGAGCCTACATGGACAAAGAGAGGAAGCTGGCAGAGAAAGAGGGTCGTCAGGACCCCATCCACCAGTGCTGGGAGGACACCAATGACAG tTATAACAGCTTGCTGGATGTGATGCTGGAAGCCATTTCCCAGAAACCAGAGTGCTACAGGATCATAGTCGCCACTCACAACGAGGAGTCAGTGAGACAAACCGCCAAACG GATGGAAGAGTTGGGGATAGACAATGATGGAGGCTCAGTATGTTTCGGCCAGCTGCTGGGCATGTGTGATCACGTCTCCCTCACACTGG CTAAGGAGGGTTATGCTGTATACAAGTCAGTGCCATACGGCTCAGTGGACGACACGCTGCCATACCTTGTGCGTAGGGCTCAGGAGAACCGCACTGTGTTGCAGGGAATCCGTAAAGAGAGGGACCTACTGAGGAAAGAGCTCTACAGGAGACTGAGTCTGAGGAGAGGCAGCTAA
- the prodh2 gene encoding hydroxyproline dehydrogenase isoform X2, which translates to MMMCSRLRPSLPRLSPLRLMGTGASKTVAVKQPDLRSASLAFEDPSAFRVKSFGELLRALGIFRLCSFPLLVNNSGKLMSVARTLLGRRGFSLLLRPTIYAQFVAGENESEISQSMEKLSMLGLRPMLAVPIEEDLGESTGEKRYDDNMEAMLECVQISHSKAWSKDPMMQLKITALISPELCVKLTTLMAEQPYDLNLLVRAMDGESINFPGLDDREVAHFLCGLQRLNKIAEASVNKVRVLVDAEYTYMNPALSLVTMAMMKKFNKDGTWIWNTYQCYLKESRSLLLEALQLSNNEGFFLGVKLVRGAYMDKERKLAEKEGRQDPIHQCWEDTNDSYNSLLDVMLEAISQKPECYRIIVATHNEESVRQTAKR; encoded by the exons ATGATGATGTGCTCTCGCTTGCGTCCCTCACTCCCTCGCCTCTCGCCGCTGAGGCTGATGGGTACTGGGGCCTCCAAGACAGTGGCAGTCAAGCAGCCCGACCTTCGCTCAGCATCTCTGGCCTTCGAGGATCCCAGTGCCTTCAGGGTGAAGAGTTTTGGTGAGCTGCTCCGTGCTCTGGGCATCTTCCGCCTGTGCTCCTTCCCTTTGCTTGTCAACAACAGTGGGAAG CTGATGTCGGTAGCACGCACACTCCTGGGCAGAAGGGGGTTTTCCTTGCTGCTGCGGCCCACCATCTATGCCCAGTTTGTGGCTGGAGAGAATGAGAGTGAGATCTCTCAGTCCATGGAGAAGCTGAGCATGCTGGGACTGAGGCCAATGCTGGCCGTACCAATCGAGGAGGATCTGGGAGAGAGCACGGG agagaagagataTGACGACAACATGGAGGCCATGTTGGAATGTGTGCAAATATCCCACAGCAAGGCCTGGAGCAAAGACCCAATGATGCAGCTGAAGATCACAGCCCTGATCAGCCCGGAGCTGTGT GTGAAACTCACGACCCTCATGGCAGAGCAACCATATGACCTGAATCTTCTTGTCAGAGCTATGGATGGAGAG TCAATCAACTTCCCTGGTTTAGATGACAGGGAAGTTGCCCATTTCCTCTGTGGCCTGCAGAGACTCAACAAAATAGCAGAG gcaagtGTAAACAAAGTCAGAGTCCTGGTTGATGCAGAGTACACCTACATGAACCCCGCCCTCTCTCTTGTCACCATGGCGATGATGAAGAAGTTTAACAAAGATGGCACGTGGATTTGGAACACATATCAGTGTTACTTAAAG GAGTCCAGGTCTCTCCTGTTAGAAGCTCTGCAACTGTCCAACAATGAGGGCTTCTTTCTGGGGGTCAAGCTGGTACGAGGAGCCTACATGGACAAAGAGAGGAAGCTGGCAGAGAAAGAGGGTCGTCAGGACCCCATCCACCAGTGCTGGGAGGACACCAATGACAG tTATAACAGCTTGCTGGATGTGATGCTGGAAGCCATTTCCCAGAAACCAGAGTGCTACAGGATCATAGTCGCCACTCACAACGAGGAGTCAGTGAGACAAACCGCCAAACG CTAA
- the tbx6 gene encoding LOW QUALITY PROTEIN: T-box transcription factor TBX6 (The sequence of the model RefSeq protein was modified relative to this genomic sequence to represent the inferred CDS: deleted 1 base in 1 codon), which translates to MLSMEMYPSLTMGPQRIGDCFYRDRQAPAHMPLFPPACDVAAKAVPQRLLAPPPVPNDPTTKTPKDEVTMELENASLWKQFSSVGTEMIITKKGRRMFPGLRLKLSGLNPSLRYILLLDIIPADNSRYRFQGGGWQAVGGAEARLPDRVFIHPDSPATGAHWQSRTISFHYAKLTNNTLDSQGHIILHSLHRYQPRVHVIEARDVLRWGGGQHSFVFPETQFLTVTAYQNNKITELKISANPFAKGFREDGMNSKKQRDARQKRKISVLTETLDIVNCDPCDSTEQLPQPITTSTDLQALALASLPPLPDPSCGFRPEGASYQDTLVPEQPLDLGQAFMASQMSDIGISMANGMQGTPGSEVANRMIERSDTMGEPAYTSTFPAVQNNSSSFPSAPLPQPSSSFSSLSVPDSSDTANPQSMDYPSILSSSTTPTTTPSLQQTSFTFPTPPPSNSSSPQPLLSSSSPSANQYHTIPETISPHTPTDASFPAPSSTCQSGLQDQISVHSLLTQPGQPLLGESMTCGNNAPSDQSSEAFIYPNILSANPDPAPVTAQPLPNYNHSPAPSLPCSLHAHVAPTSFAFSSVPQHIQNRSFSNMSSSYAHHALHLPNLSHQGQASTFPPSSFTHPSSSFPHPSFQPSSCLAVSSSFQQSVSSVPSMPPTAHPQNLPNPSTSSYPPVEIGAIPHFNPAAPYRPEMVLHHPSLLPQLDPALPSNLPSSTPPPALYPAFPSYPLRLCQDPHSSLSIPFRHLYRNTSMDTPTLRGPTWI; encoded by the exons ATGCTGAGCATGGAGATGTACCCCAGTTTGACTATGGGACCACAAAGGATCGGAGACTGCTTTTACAGAG ACCGGCAGGCTCCGGCCCACATGCCGTTGTTCCCTCCCGCCTGTGACGTTGCGGCCAAAGCCGTGCCCCAGAGGCTGCTCGCCCCTCCACCTGTTCCCAACGACCCTACCACCAAAACCCCAAAAGATGAGGTGACGATGGAGCTGGAGAATGCATCCTTATGGAAACAGTTCAGCTCAGTGGGCACAGAGATGATCATCACGAAGAAGGGCAG ACGGATGTTCCCCGGGCTGAGGTTAAAGCTCTCAGGCCTGAACCCATCTCTCCGTTACATCCTCCTCCTGGACATCATCCCAGCGGACAACTCCCGCTATCGCTTCCAAGGTGGTGGCTGGCAGGCTGTTGGCGGGGCAGAGGCGAGGCTACCGGACCGGGTTTTTATCCACCCGGACTCACCAGCCACAGGAGCTCACTGGCAGAGCCGCACCATCTCGTTTCACTACGCCAAGCTCACCAACAACACACTGGACtcacagggacat ATAATCCTACACTCGCTGCATCGTTACCAGCCCAGAGTTCATGTAATTGAAGCCAGAGACGTGCTGAGGTGGGGCGGAGGGCAACACTCCTTTGTTTTCCCTGAGACCCAGTTTCTCACAGTCACTGCCTACCAGAACAACAAG atCACAGAGCTGAAAATCAGCGCCAACCCCTTCGCTAAAGGCTTCCGAGAAGACGGCATGAACAGCAAAAA ACAAAGAGATGCAAGACAGAAGCGCAAAATATCTGTCCTAACAGAAACCTTGGATATTG tgaaCTGTGATCCATGCGACTCTACTGAGCAGCTGCCGCAGCCCATAACCACCAGCACAGACCTGCAGGCCCTCGCTCTGGCCTCTCTGCCCCCACTGCCTGACCCCTCCTGTGGGTTCAGACCAGAGGGAGCCTCCTATCAGGACACTCTGGTCCCGGAGCAGCCACTAGATCTCGGCCAAGCATTCATGGCATCGCAGATGTCCGATATCGGCATCTCCATGGCCAATGGGATGCAGGGCACACCAGGAAGTGAGGTGGCGAATCGTATGATTGAAAG ATCAGACACTATGGGTGAACCAGCTTACACCTCCACCTTCCCTGCGGTTCAGAACAACTCCTCCTCTTTCCCATCAGCTCCTCTTCCtcagccctcctcctccttctcctccctctctgtccccgACTCTTCAGATACAGCCAATCCTCAGTCTATGGACTATCCCTCcattctctcctcctccaccactcCTACCACCACTCCCTCACTGCAGCAGACCTCCTTCACCTTCCCCACTCCGCCTCCTTCTAACTCCTCCTCGCCACAGCCActcctgtcctcctcctccccctctgccAACCAATATCACACTATCCCAGAGACAATCAGCCCCCATACACCTACAGACGCCTCTTTTCCTGCCCCATCTTCCACATGTCAGTCAGGTCTGCAGGACCAAATATCAGTTCATTCTCTGCTCACTCAACCTGGTCAGCCTCTGCTGGGTGAATCCATGACCTGTGGAAATAATGCACCCAGCGATCAAAGCTCGGAAGCATTTATCTACCCAAATATCCTTTCTGCAAATCCTGATCCTGCTCCAGTTACTGCTCAGCCTCTCCCCAACTACAACCACtcaccagctcccagtctgccGTGCTCCCTACACGCTCATGTTGCCCCTACATCTTTTGCCTTCTCCTCCGTCCCTCAACACATACAAAATCGGTCGTTTTCAAATATGTCTTCCAGCTATGCCCACCATGCTCTTCACCTCCCAAATCTGAGCCACCAAGGCCAAGCTTCtaccttccctccctcctccttcaCTCATCCATCATCCTCCTTTCCTCACCCTTCTTTCCAGCCCTCCTCTTGCTTGGCTGTCTCCTCTTCTTTCCAGCAGTCTGTTTCCTCAGTTCCCTCAATGCCACCAACAGCCCATCCTCAAAACCTGCCCAATCCCTCCACTTCCTCATACCCTCCGGTCGAAATAGGTGCCATCCCACACTTCAATCCTGCCGCTCCCTATCGTCCAGAGATGGTACTGCACCACCCGTCTCTTCTCCCTCAGCTGGATCCAGCACTTCCCTCCAATCTTCCCTCCTCCACCCCTCCCCCAGCCCTCTACCCTGCCTTTCCGTCCTACCCTCTCCGGCTTTGCCAGGACCCTCACTCATCCCTCTCCATTCCATTCAGGCATCTGTACAGA AACACCAGCATGGACACGCCCACCCTCAGGGGTCCTACCTGGATATGA